From one Bordetella genomosp. 9 genomic stretch:
- the phaC gene encoding class I poly(R)-hydroxyalkanoic acid synthase, with amino-acid sequence MTAHPSAAWPVPVGVAPDVLAQIQADFSRDWQRLADDARAGRLEPPADKRFASEAWRRSPHHLAMAHAYLLSARAMQRMVDAAGVSEPLRDRLRFSIMQWLDAIAPSNFLALNPDAQESIVASAGKALDAGLANLMDDVRKGRITQTDESQFEIGVNVAVTPGHVVFENALFQLIQYTPSTPVVHERPLVIVPPNINKFYILDLQPANSFVRHAVDAGYTVFMMSWRNPVAADDDGVDRAQWADYLENAVLPALRVAGEITGQPQVNALGFCVGGTLLASALALAHARGERPVAALTLLTALLDFRDTGVLNVFVDETHALLRERQLGGGGLMSGRELATTFAFLRPNELVWNYVVDNYLKGRKPPAFDLLFWNADSTNLPGPFFAWYFRNTYLENNLKVPGRCAVGEVPLDLTTLDMPAYIFGSREDHIVPWTSAYASTQLLRGTQRFVLGASGHIAGVINPPAKQRRSYWTTDAQAGGRKNGNGNSALPGDPSSWLARAQEHPGSWWPDWAAWLAGHSGRKIKAPSRAGSSTYPPIEPAPGRYVKVRAT; translated from the coding sequence GTGACTGCCCATCCATCCGCAGCATGGCCCGTCCCGGTGGGTGTCGCGCCAGACGTCCTGGCGCAGATCCAGGCGGACTTCTCCCGTGACTGGCAGCGTCTGGCCGACGATGCCCGCGCCGGACGCCTGGAGCCGCCGGCGGATAAGCGTTTCGCCAGCGAAGCCTGGCGGCGCAGCCCCCACCATCTGGCCATGGCGCACGCCTACCTGCTGTCGGCGCGCGCCATGCAGCGCATGGTGGACGCCGCCGGCGTCAGCGAGCCGCTGCGCGACCGCCTGCGCTTTTCCATCATGCAATGGCTGGACGCCATCGCGCCGTCGAACTTCCTGGCCTTGAATCCCGACGCGCAGGAATCCATCGTCGCCTCGGCCGGCAAGGCGCTGGACGCCGGGCTGGCCAACCTGATGGACGACGTGCGCAAGGGCCGCATCACGCAGACCGACGAAAGCCAGTTCGAGATCGGCGTCAACGTGGCGGTGACGCCGGGGCACGTCGTGTTCGAGAACGCGCTGTTCCAGCTGATCCAATACACGCCGTCCACGCCTGTCGTGCATGAACGGCCGCTGGTCATCGTGCCGCCCAACATCAACAAGTTCTATATCCTCGACCTGCAGCCGGCCAATTCCTTCGTGCGGCACGCGGTGGACGCGGGATACACGGTTTTCATGATGTCGTGGCGCAATCCCGTGGCGGCGGACGATGATGGCGTCGACCGCGCGCAGTGGGCCGACTATCTGGAAAACGCCGTCCTGCCCGCCTTGCGCGTGGCTGGCGAGATCACCGGCCAGCCGCAGGTCAACGCCCTGGGCTTCTGCGTCGGCGGGACCTTGCTGGCGTCGGCGCTGGCGCTGGCCCACGCGCGCGGCGAACGGCCCGTCGCGGCCCTGACCTTGTTGACGGCCCTGCTGGACTTTCGCGATACCGGCGTGCTGAACGTGTTCGTGGACGAAACCCATGCCCTGCTGCGCGAACGCCAGCTGGGCGGGGGCGGCCTGATGTCCGGCCGCGAACTGGCCACGACCTTTGCCTTCCTGCGGCCCAATGAACTGGTGTGGAACTACGTCGTCGACAACTACCTGAAGGGGCGCAAGCCGCCGGCCTTCGACCTGTTGTTCTGGAACGCGGACAGCACCAACCTGCCGGGGCCTTTCTTCGCCTGGTATTTCCGCAATACCTATCTCGAAAACAACCTGAAGGTGCCGGGACGTTGCGCCGTGGGCGAGGTCCCGCTGGACCTGACGACCCTGGACATGCCAGCCTATATCTTCGGGTCGCGCGAAGACCATATCGTGCCCTGGACGTCCGCCTATGCGTCCACGCAGCTGCTGCGCGGCACGCAGCGCTTCGTCCTGGGCGCTTCCGGACACATCGCGGGCGTGATCAATCCGCCCGCGAAACAACGCCGCAGCTACTGGACGACCGACGCCCAGGCGGGGGGCCGGAAGAACGGCAATGGAAACAGCGCGCTGCCGGGCGATCCCTCGTCCTGGCTGGCGCGCGCGCAGGAACACCCCGGCAGCTGGTGGCCCGACTGGGCGGCATGGCTGGCGGGACATTCGGGCCGGAAGATCAAGGCGCCGTCACGCGCGGGCAGTTCTACATACCCGCCTATCGAGCCCGCGCCGG
- the pgeF gene encoding peptidoglycan editing factor PgeF, with product MHYFCTTRAGGVGIAPHDTLNLGLRAGDRPEAVEENRRRVRAMLPADPLWLRQVHGTRVVDADGPADETAPGTAEGEPAADAAVTIAVDRPLAIMVADCLPVLIADTGGRALGAAHAGWRGLAGGVLENTLDALRRKCPAASAWQAWIGPGIGPAAFEVGADVLDAFDRADREAAALFTPRPGLPGKWLADLPALAELRLRRAGVAQVHRSGLCTVSDARRFFSYRRDGQTGRMALLAWLSARPFEYPH from the coding sequence GACACCCTGAACCTGGGCCTGCGCGCCGGCGACCGTCCGGAGGCCGTGGAGGAAAACCGGCGCCGGGTGCGGGCCATGCTGCCCGCCGACCCCCTCTGGCTGCGGCAGGTGCATGGCACGCGGGTAGTCGACGCCGACGGTCCGGCCGACGAGACGGCCCCCGGCACGGCGGAAGGCGAACCCGCGGCCGATGCCGCCGTCACCATCGCGGTCGACCGTCCGCTGGCCATCATGGTGGCCGATTGCCTGCCGGTGCTCATCGCCGACACGGGCGGGCGCGCCTTGGGGGCCGCCCATGCCGGCTGGCGCGGCCTGGCGGGCGGCGTGCTGGAAAACACCCTGGACGCGCTGCGCCGCAAATGTCCGGCCGCCTCGGCCTGGCAGGCCTGGATAGGCCCCGGCATCGGCCCGGCGGCGTTCGAAGTCGGCGCCGACGTGCTCGACGCCTTCGACCGCGCCGACCGGGAGGCGGCGGCGCTGTTCACGCCACGCCCGGGCCTGCCCGGCAAATGGCTGGCCGACCTGCCGGCCCTGGCCGAACTGCGGCTGCGCCGCGCCGGCGTGGCGCAAGTGCATCGAAGCGGCCTGTGCACGGTGTCGGATGCGCGGCGATTCTTTTCCTATCGGCGCGACGGGCAGACCGGCCGCATGGCCCTGCTGGCCTGGCTGTCCGCACGCCCCTTCGAATACCCGCATTGA